The following are encoded together in the Diachasmimorpha longicaudata isolate KC_UGA_2023 chromosome 3, iyDiaLong2, whole genome shotgun sequence genome:
- the LOC135160425 gene encoding probable oligoribonuclease has translation MLKIVEKAVRTLKPLPHYTWRLNLSKQVGIMKTVATYSEQNIVWMDMEMTGLDAVKDHILEVACLVTDKELNVISSDFHEIIHQSDEILNNMNEWCKKNHQATGLCDAVRKSEISLETAEERLLSFLKEYVPEKACPVAGNSIYMDRMFLRVHMPIADEFLHYRLIDVSTIAELAKRWNAPAVSAAPKKKELHRAIDDIRESIEQLKYYKSTFLKSLD, from the exons ATGCTGAAAATTGTGGAGAAGGCTGTTAGAACCTTGAAGCCCCTACCGCATTACACATGGCGACTTAACCTGAGCAAGCAAG TTGGAATCATGAAGACGGTAGCAACGTACTCGGAGCAGAACATTGTGTGGATGGATATGGag ATGACTGGATTGGACGCCGTCAAAGACCATATTCTCGAAGTCGCTTGTCTGGTCACAGATAAGGAATTGAACGTCATAAGCagtgatttccacgaaattattcatcagtctgatgaaatattgaataatatgaATGAATggtgcaaaaaaaatcaccaagcA ACTGGGCTTTGTGATGCCGTTAGGAAGAGCGAAATATCCCTCGAAACTGCTGAGGAACGGTTATTAAGTTTCCTGAAGGAATATGTACCTGAGAAAGCCTGTCCGGTTGCCGGAAACTCTATATACATGGACAGGATGTTCCTGAGAGTTCATATGCCAATCGCGGACGAATTCCTGCATTACAGGCTTATCGACGTGTCGACAATAGCGGAACTGGCAAA GAGATGGAATGCGCCAGCAGTTTCAGCGgctccgaaaaaaaaagagttgcaCCGAGCGATTGACGATATACGAGAGAGTATAGaacaattgaaatattataaGTCAACGTTTTTAAAAAGCCTAGATTAA